From the Burkholderia mayonis genome, one window contains:
- a CDS encoding methyltransferase domain-containing protein, translating into MQTHPIELSSEYEAQRYSNEHNILRSEIIYGDGFQSPGGIEGFKTMLADKMSIEPGMHLLDIGSGLGGAAFHLASRFDVTVVGLDTAPRMTELAAARQPALDPRRCVRFVNADIHDDALSGERFDIVYSRDVLMYEHDKPSLFARCHALLAPQGRLYVTDFCRGRSSLAFDAYASVSGYDLKTIDDYARIVANAGFDVVAARDVSADARRQLIDDLHRYETRVATRDPSIDTPDAEHIVERWQRKIRFVEEGCLLQGLFIAQRR; encoded by the coding sequence ATGCAAACGCATCCGATCGAGCTGTCCAGCGAATATGAAGCACAGCGCTATTCAAACGAGCACAATATTCTTCGTTCTGAAATTATCTACGGCGACGGTTTTCAAAGCCCGGGCGGCATCGAAGGATTCAAGACGATGCTCGCCGACAAAATGTCGATCGAGCCCGGCATGCACCTGCTCGACATCGGCTCGGGCCTCGGCGGCGCCGCGTTTCATCTCGCGAGCCGCTTCGACGTGACGGTCGTCGGGCTCGATACCGCGCCGCGGATGACGGAACTCGCGGCCGCCCGGCAGCCGGCGCTCGATCCGCGGCGGTGCGTGCGCTTCGTCAACGCCGACATCCATGACGACGCTCTCTCCGGCGAGCGCTTCGACATCGTCTATTCGCGCGACGTGCTGATGTACGAGCACGACAAGCCGTCGCTGTTCGCGCGCTGCCACGCGCTGCTCGCGCCGCAAGGCCGCCTGTACGTGACCGACTTCTGCCGCGGCCGCTCGTCGCTCGCGTTCGACGCTTACGCGTCGGTGTCCGGCTACGACCTGAAGACGATCGACGATTACGCGCGCATCGTCGCGAACGCCGGCTTCGATGTCGTGGCGGCGCGCGACGTCAGCGCCGACGCGCGCCGCCAGTTGATCGACGACCTGCATCGCTACGAGACGCGCGTCGCGACGCGCGATCCGTCGATCGACACGCCCGACGCCGAGCACATCGTCGAGCGCTGGCAGCGCAAGATCCGCTTCGTCGAGGAAGGATGCCTGCTGCAAGGGCTATTCATCGCGCAGCGCCGATAG
- a CDS encoding TauD/TfdA family dioxygenase, with translation MLTSHSDHLQIDWESGRSSRYHWVWLRQACECADCFNGYCRQRHFDPGAISPGIQPERVSLDAHGLRIVWRDAHVSTYALDWLERSDYRDAAPVTERQAERLRWTPWPERGAPSASHFGIADVLESDATLRRALNQLFEFGIVVLKASDGVAPPFDDVRKRLAGFLDPSYFGDFFDLDVKADDVTDSVSFSTKALPLHTDIPYCSPPPDYQFLYGLDVDPRCAREQVGCTRFVDGWAVLSELRDASPDMFERLAHTRVVYRADYPNARKRYEHRTPIVRLRPDGSVERLVNNPTKMFFDGIGFDDLMPFFRAYHAFKARIVATMRSYLHVWSQGDMVAWDNRRIFHGRGDFGAPGIARTLRGGYFKEGELRAREAFLAEAERHAAG, from the coding sequence ATGCTGACGTCGCATTCCGATCATCTGCAGATCGACTGGGAATCTGGCCGTTCGAGCCGCTATCACTGGGTGTGGCTGCGCCAGGCTTGCGAGTGCGCAGACTGCTTCAACGGCTACTGCCGGCAACGCCACTTCGATCCGGGCGCGATTTCGCCAGGCATCCAGCCCGAGCGCGTGTCGCTCGACGCGCACGGGCTGCGGATCGTCTGGCGGGACGCGCACGTCAGCACGTACGCGCTCGACTGGCTCGAGCGCAGCGACTACCGCGACGCCGCCCCCGTGACCGAGCGGCAGGCAGAGCGGCTGCGCTGGACGCCTTGGCCCGAGCGCGGCGCGCCGTCGGCGAGCCATTTCGGCATCGCCGACGTGCTGGAAAGCGACGCCACGCTGCGGCGCGCGCTGAATCAGCTGTTCGAATTCGGCATCGTCGTGCTGAAGGCAAGCGACGGCGTCGCGCCGCCGTTCGACGACGTCCGCAAGCGGCTCGCCGGCTTTCTCGACCCGTCGTACTTCGGCGACTTTTTCGATCTCGACGTGAAAGCGGACGACGTAACCGATAGCGTGTCGTTCAGCACGAAGGCATTGCCGCTGCACACCGACATCCCGTACTGCTCGCCGCCGCCCGATTATCAGTTCCTCTACGGTCTCGACGTCGATCCGCGCTGCGCGCGCGAGCAGGTCGGCTGCACGCGCTTCGTCGACGGCTGGGCGGTCCTGTCCGAGTTGCGCGACGCGTCGCCGGACATGTTCGAGCGGCTCGCGCACACCCGCGTCGTCTACCGCGCCGACTATCCGAATGCGCGCAAGCGCTACGAGCATCGGACGCCGATCGTCCGGCTGCGTCCGGACGGCTCCGTCGAGCGCCTCGTCAACAATCCGACGAAGATGTTCTTCGACGGCATCGGCTTCGACGATCTGATGCCGTTCTTCCGCGCATATCACGCGTTCAAGGCGCGCATCGTCGCGACGATGCGATCGTATCTGCATGTGTGGTCGCAAGGCGACATGGTCGCATGGGACAACCGGCGGATCTTTCACGGACGCGGCGATTTCGGCGCGCCCGGAATCGCACGGACGTTGCGCGGCGGGTATTTCAAGGAAGGCGAACTGCGGGCGCGGGAGGCGTTTCTCGCCGAAGCGGAGCGGCATGCGGCGGGTTGA
- a CDS encoding LysE family translocator: MSGNFTALDGLLGLVFTSAVLIAVPGPSIMFLVGQAMTAGRRSAMRGVIGNAIGTYCVAVIVALGIGTLLMRADSVLTGIRLLGAVVLLAIGVQYLLTRSLPVAEVRAPAKRKQTLVAGVIVGITNPKALIMFGTIVPSFLSRGVESPVESLLFFSLVPIGLGLLIDSAWVATAHAVSSRAFFNEKGFKLINIAGGGLMIAMAVLLAIETLR, from the coding sequence ATGTCTGGAAACTTCACGGCGCTCGATGGCCTGCTCGGGCTTGTATTTACCTCTGCAGTGTTGATCGCCGTTCCCGGGCCAAGCATCATGTTTCTTGTCGGGCAGGCGATGACGGCGGGGCGGCGCAGCGCGATGCGCGGCGTCATCGGCAACGCGATAGGAACATATTGCGTCGCAGTGATCGTTGCGCTGGGAATCGGCACCTTGCTGATGCGCGCCGACAGCGTCCTGACGGGTATTCGATTGCTCGGCGCCGTCGTCCTGCTGGCCATCGGTGTTCAATATCTGTTAACCAGATCGCTGCCCGTAGCGGAAGTCCGGGCGCCTGCCAAGCGGAAGCAAACGTTGGTCGCCGGCGTCATCGTGGGCATCACCAATCCCAAAGCCCTGATCATGTTCGGTACGATCGTGCCGAGTTTCCTGAGCAGAGGGGTCGAAAGTCCAGTGGAGTCGCTGCTCTTCTTTTCGCTGGTGCCCATCGGCTTGGGTTTGTTGATCGATTCGGCGTGGGTCGCCACCGCTCATGCCGTCAGTTCACGCGCGTTCTTCAATGAGAAAGGATTCAAGCTGATCAATATCGCGGGCGGGGGCTTGATGATCGCGATGGCCGTTCTCTTGGCGATCGAGACGTTGCGTTGA
- a CDS encoding NAD(P)-binding domain-containing protein yields the protein MEHFFNVIIGGGPAGINMALEFERRGIEYLLLEANETVGGQWDRFPVCGQLISLNKRYVPGDSHTYRMRYDWHTLSTIDADDVTNDPKLRFTEWTSEHWPSARIYNEYLKYVAEKKGLSKHIRTRARVQRIAREGGYFVLAVSNAPCITADRIFCATGKSEPIVPDIKGLNAETCTFYGDFEPDTAVERYRNKVVIILGRGNSAFEIAHHLIDITAETRVVTRSLPMFARQTHNVHDLRAQVSDVFDLMQLKSNNNIVSDRIVEVRRIASGKYEGRLLVRYETPCPHWSPPRWMKRTGIVDDVIVCCGFNYTLPGVFDMETVRPAIDEKGKYCLLTSSWESVSVPGLYFLGAPMRVNDPDAASGFVHGFRCNIQALGYIVAEKYHDMVLEPVFECDVPLAHPSDPLIYLSEFLVELVSTSMPLFELFGYFGCTVTFEPSGDEGLIRARVWPAFPRAYNLERWGKEPTRLEIVFEYGFSRYGNGELPTHYFALPADHFDTSRSAYIHPVFHVYREGVEVDSFHMQESLISRWDLDDYVDEETNLDQYKNVAFNACACALGLDERRSMLPVLEEFVDACYPLMSEEEVAEALRIQPTLALLANRS from the coding sequence ATGGAACATTTTTTTAACGTCATCATTGGCGGCGGCCCAGCGGGAATCAACATGGCTCTCGAATTCGAGAGAAGGGGGATTGAATATCTTTTGCTCGAGGCGAACGAGACTGTCGGTGGGCAGTGGGATCGATTTCCGGTATGCGGACAGCTTATTTCGCTAAACAAAAGATACGTTCCCGGCGATAGCCATACTTATCGGATGCGATACGACTGGCACACATTGAGCACCATCGATGCCGATGATGTGACGAACGATCCCAAGCTGCGATTCACGGAGTGGACGTCGGAGCATTGGCCGTCGGCAAGAATTTACAACGAGTATCTGAAGTACGTCGCGGAAAAGAAGGGGCTGTCGAAACACATTCGGACGCGTGCTCGCGTGCAGCGCATAGCGCGCGAAGGCGGGTACTTCGTTCTCGCCGTATCGAACGCGCCGTGCATCACCGCGGATCGTATTTTCTGCGCTACCGGCAAGTCGGAGCCGATCGTTCCGGATATCAAGGGGCTCAATGCCGAGACCTGCACTTTCTACGGGGACTTCGAGCCCGATACCGCGGTGGAACGCTACCGGAACAAGGTCGTCATCATTCTGGGCCGCGGCAATTCCGCATTCGAGATTGCACACCACCTCATCGACATCACGGCGGAGACGCGCGTCGTCACGCGGTCTCTACCCATGTTCGCCCGGCAAACACACAACGTGCATGACTTGCGGGCACAAGTCTCCGACGTGTTCGATCTGATGCAGCTCAAATCCAACAACAATATCGTGAGCGATCGCATCGTCGAAGTCAGGCGAATCGCCAGCGGCAAATACGAAGGCCGCTTGCTGGTTCGCTACGAAACGCCTTGCCCCCACTGGTCTCCGCCAAGGTGGATGAAGCGAACCGGCATCGTGGACGACGTGATCGTATGTTGTGGCTTCAATTACACGCTGCCCGGCGTTTTCGACATGGAAACCGTACGGCCGGCCATTGACGAAAAGGGAAAATACTGCCTGCTGACATCGAGTTGGGAGTCGGTCAGCGTGCCGGGTCTCTACTTTCTCGGCGCTCCGATGCGCGTCAATGATCCGGATGCCGCTTCCGGATTTGTTCACGGCTTCCGCTGCAACATTCAGGCACTCGGATACATCGTCGCCGAAAAATATCACGACATGGTGCTCGAACCGGTATTCGAATGCGATGTTCCGCTAGCGCACCCTTCCGACCCGCTCATTTATCTTTCTGAATTTCTCGTCGAACTCGTGAGCACGAGCATGCCGTTGTTCGAACTGTTCGGCTACTTCGGGTGCACGGTGACGTTCGAGCCAAGCGGCGACGAAGGCTTGATCCGAGCACGTGTATGGCCCGCATTTCCGCGAGCATATAACCTTGAACGCTGGGGCAAGGAGCCGACGAGGCTCGAAATCGTTTTCGAGTATGGATTCAGCCGATACGGCAACGGCGAACTGCCGACTCACTATTTCGCGCTGCCCGCCGATCATTTCGATACGTCCCGGAGCGCATATATCCATCCGGTGTTTCACGTCTATCGGGAAGGCGTCGAAGTGGATTCTTTCCATATGCAGGAAAGCCTCATCAGCCGCTGGGATCTCGACGATTATGTCGACGAGGAAACCAATCTCGACCAGTACAAGAACGTCGCATTCAATGCGTGTGCATGCGCGCTGGGTCTGGATGAACGTCGCAGCATGTTGCCCGTGCTCGAGGAGTTTGTGGACGCATGCTATCCGTTGATGAGCGAAGAAGAGGTGGCCGAGGCACTTCGAATTCAGCCGACGCTGGCTTTGCTCGCGAACCGTTCTTGA
- a CDS encoding DMT family transporter, with protein MTPSVIALVLFAAILHATWNALLRSGADRLWSITMMSFATTAAAAVCAALLPLPARASWPYLTASAALQVGYSVFLAYAYQGAALSQVYPVVRGTVPLLVTLGGYAWAGQRLGGASLAGVALVSGGIASLTLGRSRIHLRSFAAALVTALFIGGYVTVDGVGSRIAGDPLAYAAWIFIVYGIAMPAVFFLFGRRLSDGFTRGEMLKSAAGGLISLVSYAAVVDALSRGPVGPIAALRETSIVFSALIGWAWLGEKPSGRRFAACAAVAVGAACLTYPA; from the coding sequence ATGACGCCGTCCGTCATCGCGCTCGTCCTGTTCGCGGCGATCCTGCACGCGACGTGGAACGCGCTGCTGAGAAGCGGCGCGGACCGTCTGTGGAGCATCACCATGATGAGCTTCGCGACGACCGCCGCCGCCGCCGTCTGCGCGGCGCTGCTGCCGCTGCCCGCGCGTGCGAGCTGGCCGTATCTGACGGCGTCCGCCGCGCTGCAGGTCGGCTACAGCGTGTTTCTCGCGTACGCGTATCAGGGCGCGGCGCTCAGCCAGGTCTATCCGGTCGTCCGCGGCACGGTGCCGTTGCTCGTCACGCTGGGCGGCTACGCATGGGCGGGCCAGCGCCTGGGCGGCGCGTCGCTCGCGGGCGTCGCGCTCGTATCGGGCGGCATCGCGAGCCTCACGCTCGGCCGGTCGCGGATTCATCTGCGCTCGTTCGCCGCCGCGCTCGTCACCGCGCTCTTCATCGGCGGCTACGTGACGGTCGACGGCGTCGGCTCGCGCATCGCGGGCGATCCGCTCGCGTACGCCGCGTGGATCTTCATCGTCTACGGCATCGCGATGCCGGCTGTGTTCTTCCTGTTCGGCCGCCGTTTGAGCGACGGCTTCACGCGCGGCGAAATGCTGAAATCCGCGGCGGGCGGGCTGATCTCGCTCGTCAGCTACGCGGCGGTCGTCGACGCGCTGTCGCGCGGTCCGGTCGGTCCGATCGCCGCGCTGCGGGAGACGAGCATCGTGTTTTCGGCGTTGATCGGCTGGGCGTGGCTCGGCGAGAAGCCGAGCGGGCGGCGCTTCGCCGCCTGCGCGGCGGTGGCGGTCGGCGCCGCCTGCCTCACGTATCCCGCTTGA
- a CDS encoding rhomboid family intramembrane serine protease: MTLAIVVLNLIGFFIELADPDRVLTLFALWPPRLSTGAAAGAPAFHVWQIVTYSALHAGLSHLIFNMLGLVMFGRDVERSLGRARFGTLYLASVVCGALTQLVVARYTATGAAPTIGASAGVFGVLAAYALLYPSRRVVLLFPPIPMPAWVFALVYAGVELLLGVAGAASGIAHFAHLGGMFGALVLMLFWARPRREWPIE; encoded by the coding sequence ATGACGCTCGCCATCGTCGTCCTGAACCTGATCGGCTTCTTCATCGAGCTCGCCGATCCCGACCGCGTGCTCACGCTGTTCGCGCTGTGGCCGCCGCGGCTCAGCACGGGCGCCGCGGCCGGCGCGCCGGCGTTCCATGTCTGGCAAATCGTCACGTACAGCGCGCTGCATGCGGGGCTGTCGCACCTGATCTTCAACATGCTCGGGCTCGTCATGTTCGGCCGCGACGTCGAGCGCTCGCTCGGCCGCGCGCGGTTCGGCACGCTCTATCTCGCGAGCGTCGTCTGCGGCGCGCTCACGCAGCTCGTCGTCGCCCGTTATACGGCGACGGGCGCCGCGCCGACGATCGGCGCGTCGGCCGGCGTGTTCGGCGTGCTCGCCGCATATGCGCTGCTGTATCCGTCGCGCCGCGTCGTGCTGCTGTTTCCGCCGATTCCGATGCCCGCGTGGGTGTTCGCACTCGTCTACGCGGGCGTCGAGTTGCTGCTCGGCGTCGCCGGCGCGGCCAGCGGCATCGCGCATTTCGCGCATCTGGGCGGGATGTTCGGCGCGCTCGTGCTGATGCTGTTCTGGGCGCGGCCGCGAAGGGAATGGCCGATCGAGTAA
- the ftsH gene encoding ATP-dependent zinc metalloprotease FtsH, which produces MKSETGYLGFVVVLVFMVLLALQLATLSAPATPIAYSDFRKLVAAAQVDDLEISPTRITGVLRSSAAAAALPASDAEAVKRAGAPWRFTTKRVTDDHLIDTLAATGARYRGAEDDTWIGTLASWVVPIAIFAIVWNLMLRRPRGGLQDWSGVGKSKPRVYMEAKTGIDFDDIAGIDEAKAELQQIVSFLRAPARYQRLGGKIPKGVLVVGAPGTGKTLLAKAVAGEAGVPFFSTSGSSFVEMFVGVGAARVRDLFEQAQQKAPCIIFIDELDAIGKVRGAGLTSGNDEREQTLNQLLVEMDGFQANSGVIIMAATNRPEILDPALLRPGRFDRHIAIDRPDVTGRRQILSVHVKQVKLAPDVDLGELASRTPGFVGADLANIVNEAALHAAEHDKPAIDMSDFDEAIDRAMTGMERKSRVMSEQEKITIAHHEAGHALIAQTRAHSDPVKKVSIIPRGIAALGYTQQVPTEDRYVLRKSELLDRLDVLLGGRVAEEIVFGDVSTGAENDLERATEMARHMVARYGMSERIGLATFGDADSRGLLPVVWQPGGERCSESTATRIDDEIQRLLAEAHDRVSRTLKERRDALERIAQYLLKHEVVDHEMLVRLMNDEPLLEGETGETGKSGEQGGSAAKRGEDDPDPPTLPTGADKADHSVPQ; this is translated from the coding sequence ATGAAGAGCGAAACCGGATACTTGGGCTTCGTCGTCGTGCTGGTGTTCATGGTGCTGCTCGCGCTGCAGCTCGCGACGCTGTCCGCGCCCGCGACACCGATCGCGTACAGCGACTTCCGCAAGCTCGTGGCGGCCGCGCAGGTCGACGATCTCGAAATCAGCCCGACGCGGATCACCGGTGTGCTGCGCAGCAGCGCGGCGGCGGCCGCGCTGCCGGCGTCGGACGCCGAGGCGGTCAAGCGCGCGGGCGCGCCGTGGCGCTTCACGACGAAGCGCGTGACCGACGACCACCTGATCGACACGCTCGCCGCGACGGGCGCCCGCTACCGCGGCGCCGAGGACGACACGTGGATCGGCACGCTCGCGTCGTGGGTCGTGCCGATCGCGATATTCGCGATCGTCTGGAACCTGATGCTGCGCCGCCCGCGCGGCGGCTTGCAGGACTGGTCGGGCGTCGGCAAGAGCAAGCCGCGCGTCTACATGGAAGCGAAGACCGGCATCGATTTCGACGACATCGCCGGCATCGACGAAGCGAAGGCCGAACTCCAGCAGATCGTCTCGTTCCTGCGCGCGCCCGCGCGCTACCAGCGGCTCGGCGGCAAGATTCCGAAGGGCGTGCTGGTCGTCGGCGCGCCCGGCACCGGCAAGACGCTGCTCGCGAAGGCGGTGGCGGGCGAGGCGGGCGTGCCGTTCTTCTCGACGAGCGGCTCGTCGTTCGTCGAGATGTTCGTCGGCGTCGGCGCGGCGCGCGTGCGCGACCTGTTCGAGCAGGCGCAGCAGAAGGCGCCGTGCATCATCTTCATCGACGAGCTCGACGCGATCGGCAAGGTCCGCGGCGCGGGCCTCACGTCGGGCAACGACGAGCGCGAGCAGACGCTCAACCAGCTGCTCGTCGAGATGGACGGCTTCCAGGCGAATTCGGGCGTCATCATCATGGCGGCCACCAATCGTCCGGAGATTCTCGATCCCGCGCTGCTGCGCCCGGGCCGCTTCGACCGGCACATCGCGATCGACCGGCCGGACGTGACCGGACGGCGGCAGATCCTGTCGGTCCACGTGAAGCAGGTGAAGCTCGCGCCGGACGTCGATCTCGGCGAGCTCGCGTCGCGCACGCCGGGCTTCGTCGGCGCGGATCTCGCGAACATCGTCAACGAGGCGGCGCTGCACGCGGCCGAGCATGACAAGCCGGCGATCGACATGTCGGACTTCGACGAGGCGATCGACCGCGCGATGACCGGCATGGAGCGCAAGAGCCGCGTGATGAGCGAGCAGGAGAAGATCACGATCGCGCATCACGAGGCAGGGCACGCGCTGATCGCGCAGACCCGCGCGCACAGCGATCCGGTGAAGAAGGTGTCGATCATCCCGCGCGGAATCGCGGCGCTCGGCTACACGCAGCAGGTGCCGACCGAGGACCGCTACGTGCTCAGGAAGAGCGAGCTGCTCGACCGGCTCGACGTGCTGCTCGGCGGGCGCGTCGCCGAGGAGATCGTGTTCGGCGACGTGTCGACGGGCGCGGAGAACGACCTCGAGCGCGCGACCGAGATGGCGCGGCACATGGTCGCTCGCTACGGGATGAGCGAGCGGATCGGCCTCGCGACGTTCGGCGACGCCGACAGCCGCGGGCTATTGCCCGTCGTCTGGCAGCCGGGAGGCGAGCGCTGCAGCGAGAGCACCGCGACGCGGATCGACGACGAGATTCAGCGGCTCCTCGCCGAAGCGCACGATCGCGTGTCGCGAACGCTGAAGGAGCGGCGCGACGCGCTCGAACGGATCGCGCAGTATCTGCTGAAGCACGAGGTCGTCGATCATGAGATGCTCGTGAGACTGATGAACGACGAGCCGCTGCTGGAAGGCGAAACCGGCGAAACGGGAAAATCGGGCGAGCAAGGCGGGAGCGCGGCGAAGCGGGGCGAAGACGATCCCGATCCGCCGACGCTGCCGACAGGCGCCGACAAGGCCGATCATTCGGTGCCGCAGTGA
- a CDS encoding BCAM0308 family protein has protein sequence MIYGSNELYAAMKLHRDHEPRAHAMDSYGAPARLKSGMGCSECGALYDDGRWTWHAAAGALAQIACPACRRIREHAPAGELVLEGGYFARHRDDIVALLRHRAGDERNDRPLERILSIDALPARAVVRTAGSHLVHRLSEALVHAHRGDLAIDYREGEDVLRAHWMRDAT, from the coding sequence ATGATCTACGGATCGAACGAACTCTATGCGGCGATGAAGCTGCACCGCGATCACGAGCCGCGCGCGCATGCGATGGACAGCTACGGCGCGCCGGCGCGCCTGAAGAGCGGGATGGGCTGCAGCGAATGCGGCGCGCTGTACGACGACGGCCGCTGGACCTGGCATGCGGCGGCGGGCGCGCTCGCGCAGATCGCGTGCCCCGCGTGCCGGCGGATCCGCGAGCACGCGCCGGCGGGCGAACTCGTGCTCGAAGGCGGCTATTTCGCACGCCATCGCGACGACATCGTCGCGCTGCTGCGCCATCGGGCGGGCGACGAGCGCAACGATCGTCCGCTCGAACGCATCCTGTCGATCGACGCGCTGCCGGCGCGCGCGGTCGTCCGCACGGCGGGCTCGCATCTCGTTCACCGGCTGAGCGAGGCGCTCGTGCACGCGCATCGCGGCGACCTCGCAATCGACTATCGTGAAGGTGAGGACGTGCTGCGCGCGCATTGGATGCGCGACGCCACGTAG
- a CDS encoding ABC transporter permease: MFDRVQSMLIKEFLQLKRDRWALFRLVVPLLLQVIIYGYAATFTVNHVATALLDLDRSQASRDLVSHFVATGRFDIVDDAASDDAIRRDIDGGRAEFAIVIHAGFAQSLGSGQTAPLQLIVDGTNSNTALIALGYASQIVAQFQTDWTARAWPSNAGAAPPALSVSLRERPWFNPGLDDRWFFIPGVVGTLTLIQVVSLTAFAVVREREVGTLEQIMVSPIRPVEFILGKTVPFFLIGLGDVALVAALGIGWFHVPFVGSWLVMLAGVTLFLLATLGLGLLLSTFSRTQQQAFALNFFLVNPIFILSGFAFPIAAMPRVLQWLTYLNPLRYFLVVMRGAFLSGAGLAVLWPQLAAMAFLGAAMLALSVLRFRKSLD; the protein is encoded by the coding sequence ATGTTCGACCGCGTGCAATCGATGCTGATCAAGGAGTTCCTGCAGTTGAAGCGCGACCGCTGGGCGCTGTTTCGCCTCGTCGTGCCGCTGCTGCTGCAGGTGATCATCTACGGCTATGCGGCGACATTTACCGTCAACCACGTCGCGACCGCGCTGCTCGATCTCGACCGCAGCCAGGCGAGCCGCGATCTCGTGTCGCATTTCGTCGCGACGGGTCGCTTCGACATCGTCGACGACGCGGCGAGCGACGACGCGATCCGCCGCGACATCGACGGCGGCCGCGCGGAGTTCGCGATCGTGATCCATGCGGGCTTCGCGCAGTCTCTCGGCAGCGGGCAGACCGCGCCGCTGCAGTTGATCGTCGACGGCACGAACTCGAACACCGCGCTGATCGCGCTCGGCTACGCGAGCCAGATCGTCGCGCAGTTCCAGACCGATTGGACGGCGCGCGCGTGGCCGTCGAACGCGGGCGCGGCGCCCCCCGCGCTCAGCGTGTCGCTGCGCGAGCGGCCGTGGTTCAATCCGGGCCTCGACGACCGCTGGTTCTTCATTCCGGGCGTCGTCGGCACGCTGACGCTGATCCAGGTCGTGAGCCTCACGGCGTTCGCGGTCGTGCGCGAGCGCGAGGTCGGCACGCTCGAGCAGATCATGGTGAGTCCGATCCGGCCCGTCGAGTTCATTCTCGGCAAGACGGTGCCGTTCTTCCTGATCGGGCTCGGCGACGTCGCGCTCGTCGCGGCGCTCGGGATCGGCTGGTTCCATGTGCCGTTCGTCGGAAGCTGGCTCGTGATGCTGGCGGGCGTCACGCTGTTCCTGCTCGCGACGCTCGGGCTCGGGCTGCTGCTGTCGACGTTCTCGCGCACGCAGCAGCAGGCGTTCGCGCTCAACTTCTTTCTCGTGAACCCGATCTTCATCCTGTCCGGCTTCGCGTTTCCGATCGCCGCGATGCCGCGCGTGCTGCAGTGGCTGACCTATCTGAATCCGCTGCGTTACTTCCTCGTCGTGATGCGCGGCGCATTCCTGAGCGGCGCGGGACTCGCGGTGCTGTGGCCGCAGCTCGCCGCGATGGCGTTCCTCGGCGCCGCGATGCTGGCGCTGAGCGTGCTGCGTTTCCGGAAGTCGCTCGACTAG
- a CDS encoding ABC transporter permease, with the protein MSVRRLIAIAYKETLQIWRDPRSLAIALLMPLMQMALLGYGVSLDIRHVPLCVHDEERSQQSRELIDRFVSSGWFAGVRTLGSEAALRAAVDRRTCVAAVVVPVDFSRTVATRGAASVQTIFDATDTNTTNIAIGYARGIVAQFGADLNARWQAAHGELAQTVGTVDPEPRVWFNEGLDSRNFVIPGVVAVILALVGAQLTSLTVAREWERGTMEQLISTPIAPIELMLGKVIPYFAIGFVDAAFCLLTTVYWFGVPFRGSVPTLIATTALFTLVVLGIGYLMSVRIRSQLGASQVALLLTMLPTTMLSGYAFAIEQMPVPIQAVTLVVYARYYVTILRSVFLKGGPFSNVAAPFAALALYALVIGWLSVRAFRKHLD; encoded by the coding sequence ATGAGCGTGAGGCGCCTGATCGCGATCGCGTACAAGGAGACGCTGCAGATCTGGCGCGATCCGCGCAGCCTCGCGATCGCGCTCCTGATGCCGCTCATGCAGATGGCGCTGCTCGGCTATGGCGTGAGCCTCGACATTCGCCACGTGCCGCTTTGCGTGCACGACGAAGAGCGCAGCCAGCAAAGCCGCGAGCTGATCGACCGCTTCGTGTCGTCCGGCTGGTTCGCGGGCGTGCGGACGCTCGGCAGCGAGGCCGCGCTGCGCGCGGCCGTCGACCGGCGCACGTGCGTCGCGGCCGTCGTCGTGCCGGTCGACTTCTCGCGCACCGTCGCGACGCGCGGCGCGGCATCGGTGCAGACGATCTTCGATGCGACCGACACCAACACGACGAACATCGCGATCGGCTACGCGCGCGGCATCGTCGCGCAGTTCGGCGCGGACCTGAACGCGCGCTGGCAGGCGGCGCACGGCGAGCTCGCGCAGACGGTCGGGACCGTCGATCCGGAGCCGCGCGTGTGGTTCAACGAGGGGCTCGACAGCCGCAATTTCGTGATTCCAGGCGTCGTCGCGGTGATCCTCGCGCTCGTCGGCGCGCAGCTCACGTCGCTGACCGTCGCGCGCGAGTGGGAGCGCGGCACGATGGAGCAGCTGATCTCGACGCCCATCGCGCCGATCGAGCTGATGCTCGGCAAGGTGATCCCGTATTTCGCGATCGGCTTCGTCGACGCGGCGTTCTGCCTGCTGACGACCGTCTACTGGTTCGGCGTGCCGTTTCGCGGCAGCGTGCCGACGCTGATCGCGACGACCGCGCTCTTCACGCTCGTCGTGCTCGGGATCGGCTACCTGATGTCGGTGCGCATCCGCAGCCAGCTCGGCGCGAGCCAGGTCGCGCTGCTGTTGACGATGCTGCCGACGACGATGCTGTCCGGCTACGCGTTCGCGATCGAGCAGATGCCGGTGCCGATCCAGGCGGTGACGCTCGTCGTCTACGCGCGCTACTACGTGACGATCCTGCGCTCGGTGTTCCTGAAGGGCGGGCCGTTTTCGAACGTCGCGGCGCCGTTCGCGGCGCTCGCGCTGTACGCGCTCGTGATCGGCTGGCTCAGCGTGCGGGCGTTCCGCAAGCATCTCGATTGA